From the Nematostella vectensis chromosome 7, jaNemVect1.1, whole genome shotgun sequence genome, the window TGCTGCTAGGGGCAGCGAAATAGTCCATGAGAACTTGCGGCATCTTTAAACCGCGCTAGGGAAGGTACCCCTAGGGGTAGAGGCATCGCATGTGAACAGGGACTAAAACAGAACTTCTACAATTCTTTGTACAGCTGCCACTCAATTATACCGACACAACTGCAGTCATAGTTTTGAAATGGCAACGAAAATTTGTAAAAGGGAAATTTGTAGTTACTACTTATTGGCCCCTTATTTCTAGTCGAGATAGATAATCAATTCACTCAATCAATTCAATTCAAGGCTCACCTATATGTCAAAGTTCCCTTCTTTAATACTCTCTTGTAATACTTTGTAGATATGGCTTATTCTCGGAAAGCCACTGATGCATTTTACTAATTCTACAATAATAAAAGCTTTTGTTTGGACTTGGTTCGCACGACAGATGCTTTTCCGCTGCCCATGGCTCCCCGATAGTTCAAGGATGGAGACGACTTAAAAACATATGCTTGGGTCTTTTTCATGATTTTAATACTATCTGTTAGGGGTAAGGTTTGCTGTCGAAAACACCcgaagtgctatccctttaaaattgattttgccgacgatcacccccgtctgtttttatgtgAGTCCCTTCAGGGATCCCCGAGCGCAAAGACCTCTCCGACACAGGTTTATTAGCAGATAGTGATATTCCCGCGGACTCGCAGACAACTAGCTAATCTGAGACATGTCCTGGTGATAGAATTATTGCCTACTTGTTGCGATTCGACTGCCTGCAGGTGGTACTCGATTAACGCGGAAATTCCTCTtcgttcggtgatcgggcgccatcttgtattttgaaCCCCTCTTCTTTCGATGAttgggcgccatcttgtattttgaaCCCCTCTtcgttcggtgatcgggcgccatcttgtattttgaaCCCCTCTtcgttcggtgatcgggcgccatcttgtattttgaaCCCCTCTtcgttcggtgatcgggcgccatcttgtattttgaaCCCCTCTTtgttcggtgatcgggcgccatcttgtattttgaaCCCCTCTtcgttcggtgatcgggcgccatcttgtattttgaaCCCCTCTtcgttcggtgatcgggcgccatcttgtattttgaaCCCCTCTtcgttcggtgatcgggcgccatcttgtattttgaaCCCCTCTTCTTTCGGTGATCGGGGAAGATTccgaccctcccccaaaaaggcGACTCGCCTCCAGAACAAAAAGAAGGTAAATCCATTAACTTCGTTCATGAAACTTTTCGGTCGTTTTCACGCTATTTTACGAAAGGGAAAAATAACTATTCAGGTACAGAATATTGAGAAAACGGGACATAACCTAGTCAAGCCATGGGATACTCTTTATGACGGCACTTTCTACCAAGGGGGACCAAAAGATTTTATATTTGTATAAGCACTCTTGCTACGGTGCCGTGATGTActaaaaatgagaaaaaaattgttaacCGGTAGATGGCCTGAGTGTTGCTGTTTTCAGCATTTGTCCCTATAGCGCTGAGCACTATTTCGGGTTCAGAGCACTATTTCACGACAGGGAGTGAAAAAACTACTACCTGAAAGGTACAGTAATTTACCTCCTAGGAGGAAATATTGAGAAAACGGAACATGCTGTGGGGAGACCCCCCGCGCGCCGAATCATTATgagtgtgaggggggggggggggggggggggggggattagcAGACAGTCCACGCAAGGGTCGGCGGAGCAGGCCTTTAAGCATCATCAAGTCAGGAGAGGTGTTGATTTCAAGCCCACATTCAAGGGGTATTTATAGTATTATGTATAGCGGGTCCGGGGGCATACTCTCCAGTGAAATGTTTGTCATTATTGTTAATTAAAAGCTAAATAGCACCATTGGAGATCATTCTACCAGAATTcatatttgtatattttttcatactaCCAATCTGAAAAGTTAATAGTGGGGGAGTGACGTGAATCGAAATTCGAAAAACCGAGACTTCAAAAGAAAGGCGCCAGCCAAACGGAAGCCGTGAAAATGTGCAGGCAAGAGGTCCatcatatttattatttaatttttatggGGTCTAGGATTCTCCCcagaaaattttgaaattccagAATATTAGGAGGCTCGGAAATTGACCAGAATACCTGTTCAAAAAAATAAGGCTCTCCCCTAACACCTGTTTAAAAATTGAGGCTCTCCCCCAAATTGGCGCTTAAAAAGTTGCAACCCTCCACCCAAGCatagcagcccccccccccccccccccccccccgttaaaTAATGATCCTTCTCTTTTTGTgctcgcccccaggaaccGCGTGgctcaaaatacaagatggcgcccgacCAACGAAGAATTGGATTTTTCCGCGATCATAACAACAGTcacgagtaccgcctgcaagcaggctatgtTTCGATAATcgtgagatttcaccaaatgtTGCGATAATCGCCACAGCAGAGATActctttttaataaaaaccTGTTTaaaaacgtccagcctgagatttcaccaaatgtTGCGATAATCGCCACAGCAGAgatactctttttttataagaacctgtttttataagaacgtccagcctgagatccAGCAAATGTTGCGATAATCGCCACAGCATAGATGCTCTAATTTATAAGAACctgtttttataagaacgtacagcctgagatttcaccaattTCTAAGTAGAACATTGAGATGTTGTGAGcagaaaaacataaaaatatgaTAGTGCAATGATGCGTTCTAGAATGTAGATTACaattgtgttcataataacaacctGTACACTGATACATCATTTGTTTAATTCTCTCTCTGCCACATAGTTATTTTTTATACACTTTGATTTAAGAGCCCAGACTCAAACAGTTTTAACTGAACATTTGACGTTCTAATGAAAAAAGTGTGTATAGCTGGAACTTACGAAGCTGGCGGCGGCAAGAAAAACATTTCTAAAATTGCTTTTATCTTCTTAGCGTACAATTATAAACTAGTTTCAATGAACTTCTTCTTTAACTTTCAATAATTTGGCAAACATAAAATAGCTCGCTTTACAGCGGAAACACGTTCCAGTCTTCAATAGACCGTTAAACTTAGAGTTTCCATATATCGCGTCGTGGTTTGGGAAAAAACGAATTAATGCGTCAGTTCTTTGAATTTTTGATTGTCTTTTTGCCGTTATTTAGTTGCTTATCTTATTAAAAAAGCTGACAAAACAGGAAACGTGATCGCGTGGGCTTGGATCACGAACGCTCAATCCTTTGTCCCTTTCTTCGGCACGTGCGTGGCTCTTAAAAAGGTTGAAgtagagaaaaaatatatataatcaaTACTTAATTGATGGCTAAAACTACCTGTTGACCTGTTATCCCTTTATGGAACTTAAGCGATGTGCCCTGGAGGCCTTTTTAGTCCCATGCGGCACAATGATACAGGTCCAAAGGCCGACCCCTGTAGCAGTCTACACATTGCACGCGCGGTGCTTCCCATTCAACAATGCCGGGGACCATTTACAAAGCGATAATCCTCCGTACACACCAAAATACTCAAATCTTTCACTGTAATCACTGAATCCCATACCCGTTTAAAAAGAACtgactaaaaaagaaatctaAAGTTCAACATTAAAGGTCAAGTAGTTATttagggcccccgaatggtctttgGTGAGCACTTGCAAGCTTGCGAGcaccctgttttttttatgcgagaccgcgagcatttttagttgttgaataaatcgagcagcgagcacatcgaaaaatctaaaaaagcACGAAGAAAAATGCGCGAgcattagccgaaaactgcgagcacatcgaaatgTCGTGGGACCATTTTGGGACCCTTTATTTGGCACCCCTTCCCTCGAAAGAGCAGAGTCAGTAAAATAATTTTGACCGCGCCATGACTCCTAATTCACCCCCAAAGAGGCAACAAAAAATATGcatttttctattcatttataATGCTTTTACCACAATGTTAATCTCTCGCTTCATCTTTTCCGTGTCTTAATTCTTTCAAATTCAAATTGCACGATGCTGTTCGACTGTAGTAAATGATGATGTAATAATTATCTTTTCAAGCTCTACCCCAAATAGTGGTGGGCTCTCTTTCATTTGCGCGCCAAAATTTACCAGTTGCGTGTGCGCATCATTTACGAGTTACAAGCATTTACGAGTTACAAGCATTTACGAGTTATTGGGGGGACTTCTGTGTCAATGGATCGTCGTATAAACTTTTTGTCTATGAGAAtactcaagaaaaaaaacgcgTTCTTACGTATGTCTGCTATTTTTATCAGACTTTACTTTCACAATCGTGCACCAGCAACATGTCAGAAAGCGAAGGAAAAGTAAGAAGTTCTATTTTGATGACaatttttgattaaaaaaaatcattcatTACGGGCCAGAGTCAATGCATTTTAATATCTACATACAAACTGGTCGTTTTAGCCGTTCGCGAGGTCTTGTggttgtttttttacttaggATGCTATTGCGCAAAGGCAAGCCCAACAGAAATGTGTATCTGTCGAAAGTGCTACAAAATgaatttaattattttgcCCGTTCCATTGAGAATCTCTTAAATGAGCATGTATTGCACTTGCATCTTAGCGAGAGAACCAATAATGATATCGCTCGAAATGGGGCCCGCACTTTCGAAAGGTTAACAGCCCGAAACTGAAATAGCCACCAGTTATTTCCTTGTGGCCTCATGTGGAATTTGATAAACGAGCTGTAAACAGGATGCGAAATAATGCTTTTCAAGACTCAAATAATTTTTAACAGATTCATAAGTCGACGTATTGTAATGAGTCAAGACTTGGAATGCAATCTATTCTTCTAGCTCCATGATCAATATTCATGTGATCAAAACCTACAAAGAATTACCTGCTAGCCATCAATAGCctgccaaaaaaataaccagTTCGATttgaatataattttttatgcCTGATTTCTTATCTTTGGTATGTTAGAAATGCTGAAGGGAAGACATTTTTACAGGAAAGCACGTTGCGGCGCAAAAAGACAAAGAGTGAACTAATAAACGAAGAAGTAAAGACCTGTTAAAACATAACTTAACACAGATAtgtaaaacgtttttttttaataaatcttAATTGACATCTCTATATAGATGccaaatatacatatataagTAATACTTTGGATTCTGCCAAAggaatttgtaataaaaatatctcaaataTTTTCACACAGCTACCTTACAAAATGGGAACCTTGCTTTAAAATTACTTATACCCTCTCTGCTAATCCCAATGCAGTCTGTAACATCTAAAGAATCAAGCCACGGTAGCGCCTGGCCCATCTCTAGTAATTGGTTGTCTGTCTCTACTATTTCAGTGAAGGATATATCAAGACTCATGATGCATCCTAGGTCCTCAAAACAGGACTTCAGCCCTGCATAGCTCAATTTGCCACACCCACTCACGGAGAGGGAAGAGAGCTCTGTGTTCTCGCAGATATACTTGAGTCCTTTGTCTGTTATATCGGCGAACGCGATGCCTAAGAGTCGAAAATCTTCGCAGGCATAATGTCCGATCATAAAGGCGCTGGCGTCCGTTATTCCTCGTTCATGGTTGTCCGAGTTGTGAACGACTAGGGATTCCAGCTTGCGGCAACTTTGCATCAACTTAAAAATTCCGACATCACTGACTTGGGAAAATTCGAGGGACAAATCTTCGATATTAGGGATGTATTCAGCTATTACTAGCAAAGCATTGTCAGAGATTTGTCCATTTGAAAGATGTAGGCAACGAATGTCACAAAAGCGCGCAAGAGCGGTTACCCCTATATCAGTGATTTCGTGATCACGGTCACAATAGTCAACTACAAATTGCTGGATTTGCCGGCATTTCGACGCCGCGTACACCAAAGAGAGATCGCTTAACAAAACTTGATTATACCTTAGTGTAAGTTCTTTTAACTTTCTGCATCCATCCGCAAGAGTGATCAACATTTTATCTGTAAGAGCGTCTATAGAACCACTCTCATCTTCATCCAGGCAAGACTCGTAAACAATCAATGTCTCTAAATCGGCACAATTTCCAGCTATACAATTCAACGTCGCTTGGGTCACGGCTCGCGAGTAGGCATAGATCCTTTTCAATAGTTGGTTATTCTTAACAACGGCCACCAGTCCCTTTGAAGTAATATTTTCCATAGGGAGCTTCAAACTTGTCAATTTAAAACTGTTTTGAGCGAGAGCAATGCAACCTCTATCTGATACAAGCCGGCAATCTTTGATTGAAAGTTTACGAACATTTGGGCAAAACATAGATAAATACTTGACGGCTTCGTTGTCGATGCTCGTACAGCCTTCTAAGTCTATGCTCAAGATGTAACTATTAGTCCGCGGAACTAGCCTACGAACCAGGCTTCCAGTGACTTTGCCTGAATGCGACGAAGAGAACCATAACTTCCGCCATAAGCTTATGTCGTAGCATAGTCGATACCATCGCTTCGATACCCTGCTGCAAGATATTAGTCGAGGATAGCGTAGAAACGATAAAATGAAGACGATCACGGAGTCCGGTAGAGCGCTGATGTCCGCCATCCGTACCAGCAGGTAGAATAGTCTTTGTTCCTTCGGGCTTTCGTGGCCTTTTGTCCCTTGCAATCTGCATTGATTTTCCCGCGCATTGTTTACGAGCCTCGACCTCGATCATCGATTCTTGCCGCTTCGTAATAGGAAGAttctaagggggaggggggcgagTAGCATCGATTAAGCATGCCATAATTCATAAtgcttaaaaaataataaaaacttcAAATACCATTGAATAGCTAGAACATAAAGCTTAGTTATTGTTGATTTTTGTAACGATTCAATTAAATGTTACGGCAATTCTGGAGAAGATTAATAAATACTAGTTACCCCTCCCCAAGCCACTAAGGTCAATGCATAAATAATTACATGAAATAATTAACCTCGCTCTCGAGCCGTCTATCATGTAGCCGCCATGTTGGATCGGAAGAAATGTAGCGGGTGGCAAAATGCTGCGAGTAAAACGTTTTTGTCCATCTAAAAGGCAAGTGTTCCCCAAATTTCACAAACTGCGCCCAACATACGACTATTAGCCGCACAAGCTGACGGTTATCAGATAGATATTATCGTCTTTGGTGGTAAATTTTACGCACTTTAGTTTCGAAGGCACTTTCTCACAAACACGTGGATGAGATATGGCCGTGAGTTTACACCAAagtatttgtctttttttttaacaatgcTCGATGTTTCGTTGCTAGTAAACGACTTTTACGGGTGACAGATTTTACCATTAGCCTTATCACCTGGGGGAAAGCTAATTCGCCCATTAATTTTCGCTTTTTCTATGTTCAACTTTGCTCTCTTTCCACTGTGAGGAAACTGTGATAAGGCTAACTTATCCGAATTTTCCCGGTGGGCTGAATTATGGCTTTATTAACAATTTTTACTTCATTATATTTAACCGGCTTAATTTCCTAAGAGTAAAAGGAATTCTTGCTTAGCATATGCATTACAAAGACGGAAAAAAGACCTCTAAATTCTGTTCCCCCACTctattacccccccccccctttccaaaaaaaaaaaaggtcccCTAGACTCAGCTTCAGCAgattataaaaacaaaaacaaatgtgAGAATTTCTGCTGTAATGTATCTGGTATTCTTGTATGTTATGTTTACCAATGTGGTGGTATTGATACTTTGTCTAGACTTGATCATTTAAATATATACTGTGGGGTTATGTTGACAGCAACTCTAAACAACTACAGGGTTGTACAACCTGATTACCCTCTACCATTTACCTTGATGTTTCCTGTTATTTCAAAGTCATGCATGTCTTGCCATTCGGGCAAAGTAATGTCATACTGTATTGTGGGAACTACATTCAAACTCTTATGTTCCACACAAATcctttaagttttatttttacaacaaCATTACAGTGCATCTTCCATTAAGTGTTTCTGGATTTAACGGGTGCTGTTGTATAAAGGGCTCTTGTTTTCACAATATGAAGTTGAATCAGTTAAAGATATAATTCTAGTGGGGTCCCAGAGGTGTTCTTTGGGGTAAGTgttaataaatgtatttgggaaattctaagaaaaaaacattgaaaaataCCTGCACACTAAAA encodes:
- the LOC5513012 gene encoding F-box/LRR-repeat protein 7, producing the protein MADISALPDSVIVFILSFLRYPRLISCSRVSKRWYRLCYDISLWRKLWFSSSHSGKVTGSLVRRLVPRTNSYILSIDLEGCTSIDNEAVKYLSMFCPNVRKLSIKDCRLVSDRGCIALAQNSFKLTSLKLPMENITSKGLVAVVKNNQLLKRIYAYSRAVTQATLNCIAGNCADLETLIVYESCLDEDESGSIDALTDKMLITLADGCRKLKELTLRYNQVLLSDLSLVYAASKCRQIQQFVVDYCDRDHEITDIGVTALARFCDIRCLHLSNGQISDNALLVIAEYIPNIEDLSLEFSQVSDVGIFKLMQSCRKLESLVVHNSDNHERGITDASAFMIGHYACEDFRLLGIAFADITDKGLKYICENTELSSLSVSGCGKLSYAGLKSCFEDLGCIMSLDISFTEIVETDNQLLEMGQALPWLDSLDVTDCIGISREGISNFKARFPFCKVAV